One region of Eupeodes corollae chromosome 1, idEupCoro1.1, whole genome shotgun sequence genomic DNA includes:
- the LOC129942431 gene encoding DNA/RNA-binding protein KIN17 gives MGKAEVGTPKYLANKMKAKGLQKLRWYCQMCQKQCRDENGFKCHTTSEAHQRQLLLFADSPGKFIFSFSKEFSDGYMELLRRRFGTKRVAANKIYQEYIADKSHIHMNATRWLTLSDYVKWLGRSGQCVVDETEKGWFVTYIDRSPEALEAQNKLDKKEKMEKDDQERMMEFIEKQIEKAKQSEKKDELSEDEKYTEFVRYEDEPLVLGIKLEKKFNPNSTALGKSCLLKRPSGDEDEKVFKKPKPLNKPSSSSTSSSSSTCALGEIMKMEEIKKEKQNRKDYWLTEGIVVKFIDKSLGDKFYKQKAVVLEVIDKYRGKIKFLETGEKVKVDQAHLETVIPALDKPIKVVNGAYRGTDAILKKLDEKNFCVTIEISRGPLKGRIVERVQYEDISKLH, from the exons ATGGGTAAGGCAGAGGTTGGCACTCCTAAATACCTGGCTAATAAAATGAAAGCCAAGGGATTGcaaaaactcagatggtactGCCAAATGTGTCAGAAGCAGTGTCGAGACGAGAATGGATTCAAGTGCCACACAACTAGCGAAGCCCATCAGAGGCAGCTGCTCCTGTTTGCTGACTCCCCTGGTAAATTCATCTTCAGTTTCTCCAAAGAATTCTCCGATGGCTACATGGAGCTGTTGCGCCGCCGTTTCGGTACAAAGCGAGTGGCAGCAAATAAAATCTATCAGGAGTACATCGCCGATAAGAGCCACATTCACATGAATGCCACCCGTTGGCTGACACTATCCGACTATGTTAAATGGCTTGGAAGAAGTGGACAGTGTGTGGTTGACGAGACAGAAAAAGGTTGGTTCGTCACCTACATCGATCGCAGTCCGGAGGCTCTGGAGGCACAAAATAAACTGGACAAAAAAGAGAAGATGGAAAAGGACGACCAGGAAAGGATGATGGAATTCATAGAAAAGCAAATTGAGAAAGCGAAACAGTCGGAAAAGAAAGACGAACTAAGTGAGGACGAGAAGTACACAGAGTTTGTGAGATATGAGGATGAACCACTTGTTCTGGGAATCAAGCTGGAAAAGAAATTCAATCCAAATAGCACAGCTTTGGGAAAATCGTGTTTGTTAAAGCGACCATCAGGGGATGAGgatgaaaaagtttttaaaaaaccaaagcCTCTAAATAAACCGTCCTCTTCCTCAACATCATCCTCCTCAAGCACATGTGCTCTTGGTGAAATCATGAAAATGGAAGAAATCAAAAAGGAGAAACAAAATCGTAAAGACTATTGGCTGACCGAAGGAATCGTAGTAAAATTCATAGACAAATCGTTAGGAGACAAGTTCTACAAGCAAAAGGCAGTCGTTCTAGAGGTGATTGATAAATACAGAGGGAAGATTAAGTTCCTGGAAACTGGAGAGAAAGTCAAGGTAGATCAG GCTCACTTAGAAACTGTAATTCCCGCTCTGGACAAACCCATAAAAGTAGTGAATGGAGCCTATCGAGGCACCGATGCCATTCTGAAAAAGCTGGACGAGAAGAATTTCTGTGTGACTATAGAAATATCACGTGGACCGCTGAAAGGCAGAATCGTTGAGCGCGTTCAATACGAGGACATAAGCAAATTGCATTGA